The Deinococcota bacterium nucleotide sequence CGAAGAAAACCGGCTCGAGCCGGGGTGTGTCGTTGTGCCGGGGTTTTTGCAGGATCGGACAGCGACACGCCGCGGTACCCAAATCACCTCTTCAGAGCATACCCTGAGCTTTGCCCTTTGGAAGCTCGAGAGACCGCTAGCGGGGTAGGCTTGATCCGGAGGCTCGAGTGGAAAGCGCAGCGCCGCACGTTTTTTGCCTTTGGCAGCCTGTTGGAGTGACCGCATGACGGCTGAGTCGGCACCTGTTCCGCCCAAACCCAGAGCGCGCGATTTGGGCGTGCCCTTCGAGGGTGAGACGGGATCCCTCAACGCCATCACCGACGTGGCCGGGGTCGAAGTCGGTCACTGCACCCTCGTCTCCGGCGAGGGACCCTTGCGCGTCGGCTTTGGCCCCGTCCGCACGGGCGTGACCGCTGTCTTGCCCCAGGGCAGGACCAGGAACGAAGCCGTTCCCGCGGCCTGGTTCTCGCTGAATGGCAACGGCGAGATGACGGGCACGGCCTGGCTCGAGGAGTCCGGGTTGTTGGGGGGCCCGGTGATGATCACCAACACCCACAGCGTCGGGACGGTGCGGGACGCGGTCATCGCCTGGCTCATCCGGCGCGACCTGAAGCGCGGCCCCTTCGTCCTGCCGGTGGTGGCCGAGACCTACGACGGCTGGCTCAGCGACATCGACGGCTTTCACGTGAGGGCGGAGCATGCCTTTGAGGCGCTCGACGGGGCTCGGGGCGGTAGCTTTCAGGAGGGCGCCGTAGGTGGCGGCACCGGCATGATCGCCTACCACTTCAAGGGCGGCATCGGCACCTCGTCGAGGCGGCTGGCTGAAGCGTATGGCGGCTACACCCTGGGGGTGCTGGTCCAGGCCAACTACGGCCGCCGTGAGGAGCTGATCATCGCCGGTGTGCCCGTGGGCAGAGAGATCGGCAGCCACATGCCCGAGCGCGGGACGACAGCCTCGGGCGACGGCTCGATCATCATCATCGTGGCGACCGACGCGCCGCTCTTGCCCCACCAGCTAGGGCGCCTCGCCAAGCGCGCCTCCCTGGGCCTGGCTCGCAGCGGCAGCGTCGCCCACAACGGCTCCGGCGACCTTTTTCTCGCCTTTTCCACGGCGGCGCCCGCACGCCGTGAGGGGGTGGAGGTCTGGCGGGCGCTTCCCAACGGCGAGATGGACGCGCTCTTCACGGCGACCGTGCAGGCTACCGAGGAGGCCATCGTCAACGCCCTGGTCGCCGCCGAGACGATGACCGGCGTCGAGGGTCGGACCGTTCATGCGCTCCCTCACGACCTCCTGCGGCAGGCACTCCTAAAGTACAAGCGCCTGAGCGGTCCCTCCTAAGGCCAGACCCCTTCGAACGCGACAGCCAGAGGATCATCTGTGACCCTATTGACAAACTTAACAGTGTTAAGTAAACTGGAGCCACTGTGAAGGAGTCACTGTGAAAAGAGAGACGCCCCCGACCCGCGCCGAGCGCATCCAAAAGGCCAGCGCCAGGCGCCGCACGCAGCGGAAAGAGGAGCTGCGGCGGGCGATCTTGGACGCTGCTGGGAGGCTCTTCCTCGAGCACGGCTTCGAGCGCTTCTCCTTGCGGCAAGTCGCCGAGCACATCGGCTACTCGGCCACCACCATCTACCTGCACTTCAAGGACAAGGACGCGCTTCTCTTTGCCGTGGCCCTCGAGGGCTTCAGCCACTTCGGCGAGGCGCTGCAGAAGGCTTACGAGAGCGCCGAGGAGCCGTGGCAGAGGCTCGAGGCCGTCGGCCGCGCCTATATCCGCTTCGGTCTCGGCCATCCTGTTCACTACCGCCTCATGTTCATGCAGCGCGGCGAGTTCATGACCCGGCCCAAGCCCGACGACCACAGGCCGCCCATCGACTCGTTCGGCGTCCTGCTGAGGGCGGTCGAGGAGGCGCTCGAGGCCGGGGTCATGAAGCCCGGTGACCCGACGGGCTACGCCAACACCCTCTGGGCCGGCGTCCACGGCATCGTCGCGCTCACCATCACCATGCCCTTTTGCGACGAGGTTCAAGCGGCACAGATGGCCGATGTCTTTTTCCCGATGACCGTGCGGGGTCTAGGGCACCCGAGAGCAGGTGACGCGATGTGAGGGCGCGGTTGTTTTTTAGGCCGTTAGATAACAGCATTAAGTTATAGAGATATGTTACGAAAGGAAAGATCATGAGCATGCAACCGTATAACAACAGCCCGTATAGCGACAGCCCGTATAACAGTCGGATGAGCCGCGCCACCGGCGTCAGACGCTCTTTGGGCCGGCTGTGGGCGACCAACGCGCCGCTCACCTTCGTCGGCTTGGCGATGATCGTCCTGCTGAGTGTTGCTTTGGCCGGCGTCCTTTTCGACCCGCGGGTGATCACCGGCTCGCCCGCCTGGCTCAAGCCCGGCAAGTTCGCCCTCTCCGTAGCCATCTACTCGCTCACCCTGGTGTGGCTGCTCGGCTTCGTGAAGGGCCGCGAGCGGTTGGTGGCGGTGGTTGCAAACGTGACAGCAGCGGCCTTTGCTGCGGAGATGCTCATCATCGTCTTTCAGGTGGTCCGCGGCACGACCAGCCACTTCAACGTCTCGAGCTCGCTGGACACCGCGCTCTGGACCGTGATGGCTGTCGCCATCGTGGTGCTGTGGCTGATGAACCTGCTTGCCGCCGCCCTGGTGACGCTGCAACGCTTCGACAACCCGGCCTGGGCCTGGTCGCTCAGGCTGGCGCTGCTGGTGACTTTCATCGGCCTCGGCCTCGGTTTTCTGATGACCAGCCCCACCGCGCAGCAGCTGGCCTCCTGGCAGTCGGGCGGCCCCGTTACGGTCGTCGGCGCGCACACCGTCGGCGCTCTTGACGGCGGGCCCGGTTTGCCCGTGGTGGGCTGGAGCATCCAAGGCGGCGACCTGCGCGTCCCGCACTTCGTCGGCATGCACGCCTTGCAACTCCTGCCCCTGGTCGGCTGGTTCATCTCGAGGCGTAGGCGCTGGCCCATGAGCAGCCGCGTGGCGATGGTCGTTACGGTGGCGCTCAGCTACCTGGGCCTGGTCGGGCTCGTCACCTGGCAGGCTTTGCGCGCTCAGCCCCTGCTTGCACCGGACGCGCTCACCCTGACAGCGTTGGCGGCTCTTGGGGCGGTGACCTTGACGGCCTTGCTGGCGTTCGGCCTCGGCGCGCGCGACGCAGCCTCGCCGGTCGTTCCCGGAATTCGAAAGGACTAGCATGGCTACCCGTCCACCCATCGACAACGGCACCGTTCTCATCACCGGCGCGTCCGCCGGCATCGGCCGGGAGTTGGCGCGCCAGCTCGCCCCCAGGGCCCGCACCCTGGTGCTGGTCGCACGCCGCGCCGAGCGGTTGGGGGCGCTGCGTGCTGAACTGCTGGCGGCCAACCCCGAGCTGAGCGTCTATCTGGCGCCCTGCGACCTGAGCGACCCCGGGGCCGTCTGCGCCATGCTCGAGGAGGTTCTCGACAAGGTCGGCGATATCGATATCCTCGTCAACAATGCCGGCCTGGGCAATCAGAACCTCTACGAGCGCGCGGACTGGGCGCGCGTCCAGGAGATCATTCAGGTGAACGTCTTAGCGCTCGCCCTGCTCACCCACCGGCTGGTGGGGCCGATGGTGGCGAGGGGCCGGGGCGGCATCCTCAACATCGGCTCGGGGGCCGGTCTGGCGCTGCTGCCCGGCGCCGCGGCCTATGTGGGCAGCAAGCACTTCGTCAACGGCTTTACCGAGACGCTCCGCTTGGAACTCACGGCTACGGGCGTGGCCGTGACGCAGGTCTGTCCCGGGCCCGTCGACACCGAATTCGACCAGGCGGCCGGGATCGAGGGTTTCGACGCGGGGCCGCCCATTCCCGCGCTGTCGGCGGCGCAGTGCGCCAGGGAGGCCCTGCGCGGCTTCGAGAAGGGCAGCGCGCTGGTCTTTCCCGGCTTCGCCTACCGGTCGCTGATGATACTCCTGGGGGTCTTGCCGCGCGCTTTGCAGCGCGCCATGCTGCGGCCCGCCGCCCGCCGCCTTCGCCGCTCGTCACCGTCATCACCACCGTCACCACCACCCAAAGGAGACGCGCCGTGAGCGAGGAGACGGTTGCCGTGGTCGGGGCGACCGGGATGCTCGGCGAGCCCGTGGCCCGGCAGCTTCTGCGCGACGGCTTCGCGGTGCGGCTGCTGGTGCGCGATGTCCAGAGAGCGCAAGAAAAACTCGGGCCGGACTTTAGCTACGTCCCGGCCGAGTTGGCGAGCGCCGACTCGCTCAGGCGCGCGCTCGAGGGCTGCGCGGGCGTCCACGTCAGCCTGCAAGCCGCCGGGGGTCCGGAGGCCATCGCTAGGGTCGAGCACCAGGGAACGACACGCCTCGCGGCCATCGCCGCCGAGCAGGGCCTGTCGCGGCTGAGCTTTCTCTCGGGGATGTACGCCGGTGAGGCGTTCGCGGACGCTCCGGCGGAACGGGCCAAAGCGAAAGCCGAGGAAGCGATCCGCCGGAGCGGTGTCCCCTTCACCATCTTCAAGCCCAGCTACTTTATGGAGACGCTGCCGCGGCACGTTCAGGGCAGGTACGCCGTCGTGCTGGGCCGTCAGCCCCACCCTCTGCACATGGTGGCCGCGGGTGACTACGCCCGGATGGTGTCGAGCGCCTACCGCAAGCCCGAGGCCGCGAACAAAAGCCTCTACGTGTTCGGACCCGAGGCGGTGACGATTTCCGAGGCGTTGCGCCTCTACACCTCCCTTGCCGAGCCCGGCAAGCGGGTCATGGTCGCGCCCCTGCCGCTCATGTCGGCGCTCGACACCATCTTTATGGGTCGCCGACTGGCGAGGACTCTGGCGCTCATGAAGGTGATGCAGCGCGTCGGCGAGGTCGGCGACCCGAGCGAGGCCAACCGGCTCCTCGGCGCGCCGGCGACGACCCTGCATAGCTGGTGTGAGCTTCAGCGGCGCGGCCAAAGCGCTGTGGATCGCCAAGCATGAGGCGCAACGATGAGAGGCGCAAAGATGAACCGGTCCGTTCGCACGATGAACGTCGCCGGTGTGGCAGCTTGCCTGAGTACGCCCCGGCCCTTTCCAAACCCATACCTGAGCCATACCTGAGCCCATACCTGAGGAGGTACGCTGATGTCCCCTGATATGTCCCCTGCTTCCATGCGCATTGCCGGTGTCCTGTTCGTTCTCGTTCCCACCATCGCCTTTGGCGGCGCCTCGCTGCTCTGGATGATCCGCTCGCGCCTGCCGGGCTACCTCGACAACCCGCTGCGTCAGGCGCTCTTTCGCGCCGGCCACGCCCACGCCGGCGTGTTGGTGATGCTCGCCCTGGTCGGGCTCCTCTACGTGGACGGCGCGGCGCTCGCCCCGGCGGCGAAGCGGCTGGTGCGCTCGAGCCTCGCCTTCGCGCCGATCCTCGTTTCCGCCGGGTTTTTTCTCTCCGTCGCTTCACCCCGGGCGGCCCGGCCCGGCAAGCTCATCGGGCTGGTTTACCTGGGCTTTGCCCTGCTGACGGTCGGCACCGTCACCCTGGGCGTGGGCATGCTGCGGGCAGGCTAGAGCGGCGATGATGTCAAAGAAGCTTCATGTTGTTCTCGACGCGACGGGCGGTGCTGGCACAGGCGTCGGAGGGTCAGCTCGAGCCTTCGTAGATGCCCTCGAGCGAGAGGGTTAGCTCCGGGCAGGGAAGTGGCACGAGGCCCTCACCCGCTACCTCCGCATGCCACCACATGCCCGTTTCGTCGCGGTAGTGGCGGCTGACCCGCCTTTCTTCTTGATGAACGATCACGTAGACCTTTAAGCTCAGCAGCCGCCGGTAGCTCAGCCATTTCTCGCGCCGATCGATGCTCTCGGTGCTGGGCGAGGTGACCTCGACGAGCAGGCAAGGCTCGGTTTCGATGAGCGGGTCTTGTGGCTCGGGGCCGCAGGCGACCATCACGTCCGGGTAGTAAAAGAGCGCTGAATTGCCGTCGTCGATGCGGAGCTTGACGTCGCTGATGGAGACGCGGCAGGGTGTGTCGTGAGCGGCGCTGAGGAGTTTTGAGGCGATAGTCAGCGCGATGCGGTTGTGACGCCTGCTCGCGCCTGCCTGCGCATGGAGCGCTCCCGCCACGTACTCGTGCTTGACCGCGGCGGACGCCTCGAGGGCCAGATAGTCTTCGACGCTGAGCGGGGGCTGCTTGCGGGCGGACTGTACCACGACCCCAGTGTAGCACGGCGCGCCCCGGTCTCGGCTCGAGCTCACGAGTTCTGCTGCGGGAGCGCGAGAATCAGGTACACTCGAGCTTACGACCAGCCGCGGTACCAAGGCGCATCCATTTCGTGCGGGTGTCCAAGCGGGCAGAGAGGGGTCAACGATGTCTATAACCGATACCCAGGCTTGGCAGGCTTTGGAGAGGCACCGGCGGGACTGGGGAGACCTCCACATGCGCGACCTCTTCGCCGCCGATCCTGGGCGCTTCGACAGCTTCTCGCTGCGCCTGGGCGACCTGCTCTTCGACTACTCCAAGAACCGCGTCACCGAGGAGACGGTGGCGCTGCTGCTCGAGCTTGCCGAGGAGGCGGAGCTTCCCCGGCAGATCGCGGCGATGTTCTCCGGCGAGAAGATCAACACCACCGAGGACCGCGCCGCCCTGCACGTCGCTTTGCGCAACCGCTCGAGCCGGCCCAGCTACGTGGGCGGCGAAGACGTCATGCCGGCAGTGAACGCGGTGCTCAAGAGGATGCGCGACTTCACCGAGAGGGTGAGGAGCGGTGCCTGGCGGGGCTTCAGCGGAGAGGCCATCACCGATATCGTCAACATCGGCATCGGCGGCTCGGACCTGGGCCCGCGCATGGTCACGCAGGCGCTCAGGCCCTGCGGGCACGAGCGCCTGCGCGTCCACTACGTGTCAAACGTCGACCCGACCGACATCACCGAAACCGTGAAGGGCTTGGCTCCCGAGACGACCCTCTTTCTAGTGGCCTCGAAGACCTTCACCACCCAGGAGACGATGGCGAACGCGCACGTCGCCAGAGGCTGGCTGCTCGCTCGAGCGGGCGACCCGTCCGCCGTCGCCAAGCACTTCGTCGCCCTGTCGACCAACCAGGAGGCGGTCGAAGCCTTTGGCATCGCCCCTGAAAACATGTTCGTGTTCTGGGACTGGGTGGGCGGCCGCTACTCGCTGTGGTCGGCGATCGGTCTCTCGGTTGCGCTCTACCTCGGCATGGACAACTTCGAGGCTCTGCTAGCCGGCGCGCACGAGGTGGACGAGCACTTTCGCAGCGCGCCGCTAGCTGAGAACATCCCCGTCATCATGGGCCTGTTGGGCATCCTCTACAACAACTTCTGGGGCGCCCAGAGCCACGCTATCTTGGCCTACGACCAGTACCTCGAGCACTTCGCCAGCTACTTTCAGCAG carries:
- a CDS encoding P1 family peptidase; the protein is MTAESAPVPPKPRARDLGVPFEGETGSLNAITDVAGVEVGHCTLVSGEGPLRVGFGPVRTGVTAVLPQGRTRNEAVPAAWFSLNGNGEMTGTAWLEESGLLGGPVMITNTHSVGTVRDAVIAWLIRRDLKRGPFVLPVVAETYDGWLSDIDGFHVRAEHAFEALDGARGGSFQEGAVGGGTGMIAYHFKGGIGTSSRRLAEAYGGYTLGVLVQANYGRREELIIAGVPVGREIGSHMPERGTTASGDGSIIIIVATDAPLLPHQLGRLAKRASLGLARSGSVAHNGSGDLFLAFSTAAPARREGVEVWRALPNGEMDALFTATVQATEEAIVNALVAAETMTGVEGRTVHALPHDLLRQALLKYKRLSGPS
- a CDS encoding TetR/AcrR family transcriptional regulator, coding for MKRETPPTRAERIQKASARRRTQRKEELRRAILDAAGRLFLEHGFERFSLRQVAEHIGYSATTIYLHFKDKDALLFAVALEGFSHFGEALQKAYESAEEPWQRLEAVGRAYIRFGLGHPVHYRLMFMQRGEFMTRPKPDDHRPPIDSFGVLLRAVEEALEAGVMKPGDPTGYANTLWAGVHGIVALTITMPFCDEVQAAQMADVFFPMTVRGLGHPRAGDAM
- a CDS encoding Uma2 family endonuclease; the protein is MVQSARKQPPLSVEDYLALEASAAVKHEYVAGALHAQAGASRRHNRIALTIASKLLSAAHDTPCRVSISDVKLRIDDGNSALFYYPDVMVACGPEPQDPLIETEPCLLVEVTSPSTESIDRREKWLSYRRLLSLKVYVIVHQEERRVSRHYRDETGMWWHAEVAGEGLVPLPCPELTLSLEGIYEGSS
- a CDS encoding NAD(P)H-binding protein yields the protein MSEETVAVVGATGMLGEPVARQLLRDGFAVRLLVRDVQRAQEKLGPDFSYVPAELASADSLRRALEGCAGVHVSLQAAGGPEAIARVEHQGTTRLAAIAAEQGLSRLSFLSGMYAGEAFADAPAERAKAKAEEAIRRSGVPFTIFKPSYFMETLPRHVQGRYAVVLGRQPHPLHMVAAGDYARMVSSAYRKPEAANKSLYVFGPEAVTISEALRLYTSLAEPGKRVMVAPLPLMSALDTIFMGRRLARTLALMKVMQRVGEVGDPSEANRLLGAPATTLHSWCELQRRGQSAVDRQA
- the pgi gene encoding glucose-6-phosphate isomerase, whose amino-acid sequence is MSITDTQAWQALERHRRDWGDLHMRDLFAADPGRFDSFSLRLGDLLFDYSKNRVTEETVALLLELAEEAELPRQIAAMFSGEKINTTEDRAALHVALRNRSSRPSYVGGEDVMPAVNAVLKRMRDFTERVRSGAWRGFSGEAITDIVNIGIGGSDLGPRMVTQALRPCGHERLRVHYVSNVDPTDITETVKGLAPETTLFLVASKTFTTQETMANAHVARGWLLARAGDPSAVAKHFVALSTNQEAVEAFGIAPENMFVFWDWVGGRYSLWSAIGLSVALYLGMDNFEALLAGAHEVDEHFRSAPLAENIPVIMGLLGILYNNFWGAQSHAILAYDQYLEHFASYFQQGDMESNGKRVTHDGEPVDYQTGPVIWGEVGTNGQHAFFQLIHQGTKLIPCDFLVAAQSHNPIADHHAILLANFFAQTEALMKGRTPQETRAELEGEGHVGEALERLTAAKTFTGNKPTNSLLYKKLTPHTLGALIALYEHKIFTQGAIWNINSFDQMGVELGKRLASAILPELSGDKEVSSHDSSTNGLINYYKQLR
- a CDS encoding SDR family oxidoreductase, which translates into the protein MATRPPIDNGTVLITGASAGIGRELARQLAPRARTLVLVARRAERLGALRAELLAANPELSVYLAPCDLSDPGAVCAMLEEVLDKVGDIDILVNNAGLGNQNLYERADWARVQEIIQVNVLALALLTHRLVGPMVARGRGGILNIGSGAGLALLPGAAAYVGSKHFVNGFTETLRLELTATGVAVTQVCPGPVDTEFDQAAGIEGFDAGPPIPALSAAQCAREALRGFEKGSALVFPGFAYRSLMILLGVLPRALQRAMLRPAARRLRRSSPSSPPSPPPKGDAP